A single genomic interval of Campylobacterota bacterium harbors:
- a CDS encoding c-type cytochrome has product MNWKLPFDIPLVVPTMGLPGWFFDTLGIIVFVVHIAFIYTLIGASTASVLYNITGVFKKSKTDDLLAYKMTNPTTISENMGALWGVAPLLVISVLYTGFFYTAILKVSPHILHIIYGNIFAFLLSYAYKFSWHSLHHHKGFHIAIGLVAVLTFYTLPPVFMSMSNLYLQPETFATVQNIWDMMLTPLTGFRLLNFFLTAFSFTGIVMIYLGVKWVKAGGEDADAGRLAIDQGKKWFMWAAPVNIAILPLVFFAFSPRISEAYIHTPFVFAPFAASVVLTILFFFLLKRFGTAEMNMGDATKAVVLMLVAVLLMATARHGIRVVSFEEPLKLQAEATEKYMTDVITEYKAYKEEMKNAPAVILDPAVSLADSKGCLACHSVDTALVGPSYKEVAAKGESADTLTASLKNGSTGKWGETPMPPQNVTDEEAKTLVEWVLKQK; this is encoded by the coding sequence ATGAACTGGAAACTCCCTTTTGACATCCCCCTCGTCGTTCCGACGATGGGACTTCCGGGCTGGTTTTTCGATACCCTCGGGATTATCGTATTTGTTGTGCACATCGCATTTATCTATACCCTCATCGGAGCATCGACCGCGTCGGTCCTCTACAACATTACCGGGGTATTCAAAAAGTCCAAAACGGATGATTTATTGGCATATAAAATGACCAACCCCACCACCATCAGTGAAAATATGGGGGCATTGTGGGGGGTCGCTCCGCTGCTCGTTATTTCGGTTCTTTATACCGGATTTTTCTATACGGCGATTCTCAAAGTTTCTCCGCATATTTTGCATATCATTTACGGGAACATCTTTGCGTTCTTGCTCTCGTATGCGTACAAATTCAGCTGGCATTCATTGCACCATCACAAAGGGTTTCATATCGCAATCGGTCTGGTTGCTGTATTGACGTTCTATACGTTGCCTCCGGTGTTCATGTCGATGTCCAACCTCTATTTGCAGCCGGAAACATTTGCAACGGTTCAAAACATCTGGGACATGATGCTCACCCCGCTTACGGGCTTCCGCCTACTTAACTTTTTCCTCACGGCGTTTAGCTTTACGGGGATCGTGATGATCTATTTGGGCGTCAAATGGGTCAAAGCGGGCGGTGAAGATGCCGATGCGGGACGCTTGGCGATCGATCAGGGTAAAAAATGGTTTATGTGGGCGGCACCCGTCAACATCGCAATCTTGCCGTTGGTATTCTTCGCATTCAGTCCGCGCATCAGCGAAGCGTATATCCATACGCCGTTCGTGTTCGCACCGTTCGCCGCATCGGTGGTGCTCACCATCTTGTTCTTCTTCCTCCTCAAACGCTTCGGCACAGCAGAGATGAACATGGGGGATGCGACCAAAGCGGTTGTGTTGATGCTCGTCGCAGTATTGTTGATGGCGACCGCCCGTCACGGTATCCGCGTCGTGAGCTTCGAAGAGCCGCTCAAGCTCCAGGCCGAAGCGACCGAAAAATACATGACCGACGTTATCACCGAATACAAAGCGTACAAAGAGGAGATGAAAAATGCTCCGGCAGTCATTCTCGATCCGGCGGTATCGCTTGCCGATTCGAAAGGGTGTCTGGCATGTCACAGTGTCGATACGGCGCTCGTAGGACCGTCGTATAAAGAGGTTGCCGCCAAAGGTGAAAGCGCTGATACCCTCACCGCATCACTCAAGAACGGCTCAACGGGTAAATGGGGTGAAACTCCGATGCCTCCGCAAAATGTGACCGACGAAGAGGCGAAAACCCTCGTTGAGTGGGTGCTGAAACAAAAATAA
- a CDS encoding cytochrome c yields MFDFPIFEMPTIGLRMLMAINAIIHVFVSHGGAVGGSVVLALAAWWANKRNDMASYETVYRLLLVFFIITTSVGALTGIGMWIHANIISPNAIGGLIRVFFWKWFIEWIVFNFEVVLLLFWFMTWKEKALTPEGRAKSVRFGVFYAASSWVTMLIITAILGFMLTPNFDGQPWVDPEVYPGNVNYNNALFNPTWFPGLAFRTFSSIAFAAALAIMWTWLITAFSKDEAIRNTREGLIKLFAKIMIITVPVGAALGYYYLLQIPEAARAMIPTAMMTRAFADKMDLMYMIISGIGGAVVVTTIIAYFSPKRMPYIAATLMVSAFLLFWGYEERTREFIRKPFLIYNYMYANGIRVTDVPYLNKVGILKHAVFVDEEKKVIKEDKSNLVEVGHTIAQIECRACHTENGINGLKALTAGWSEAAIRNRINNLPGGGTPYMAPFVGTEAEKDALAAYIASLNKRGEIK; encoded by the coding sequence ATGTTCGATTTTCCCATATTCGAAATGCCCACGATCGGGCTACGGATGCTTATGGCGATTAATGCGATCATCCACGTTTTCGTCTCGCACGGCGGAGCGGTAGGAGGATCGGTCGTTCTCGCACTCGCCGCATGGTGGGCCAACAAACGCAACGACATGGCTTCGTATGAAACTGTCTACCGTTTGCTCTTGGTCTTTTTTATCATCACAACCTCCGTCGGAGCCCTTACCGGTATCGGTATGTGGATTCACGCCAACATCATCAGCCCCAATGCTATCGGGGGACTCATCCGCGTCTTCTTCTGGAAATGGTTTATCGAGTGGATCGTATTCAACTTCGAAGTTGTCTTGCTCCTTTTCTGGTTCATGACCTGGAAAGAGAAAGCGCTTACTCCCGAAGGACGTGCCAAATCGGTCAGATTCGGGGTATTTTACGCCGCATCGTCATGGGTTACCATGCTCATCATCACCGCCATTTTGGGCTTTATGTTGACTCCGAATTTCGACGGCCAGCCGTGGGTCGATCCGGAAGTCTATCCGGGCAACGTCAACTACAATAACGCCCTCTTCAACCCGACGTGGTTCCCCGGACTGGCATTCAGAACGTTCAGCTCCATCGCGTTTGCCGCCGCACTCGCCATCATGTGGACATGGCTCATCACCGCGTTTAGCAAAGACGAAGCGATCCGTAACACCCGCGAAGGGCTGATCAAACTGTTCGCCAAAATCATGATTATCACCGTTCCTGTCGGTGCGGCACTGGGGTACTACTACCTCCTCCAAATCCCCGAAGCGGCGCGTGCCATGATCCCGACGGCGATGATGACCCGAGCATTCGCCGATAAAATGGATCTGATGTACATGATTATCAGCGGTATCGGCGGTGCGGTCGTTGTGACCACGATTATCGCCTACTTCTCGCCGAAACGGATGCCTTATATCGCTGCGACCTTAATGGTCAGCGCCTTCTTGCTCTTTTGGGGTTACGAAGAGCGTACCCGTGAGTTCATCCGTAAACCGTTCTTGATTTACAACTACATGTACGCCAACGGTATCCGTGTTACCGACGTACCGTATCTCAACAAAGTGGGTATCCTCAAACACGCCGTCTTCGTCGATGAAGAGAAAAAAGTGATCAAAGAGGATAAATCCAATCTTGTGGAAGTGGGTCACACCATCGCCCAAATCGAGTGCCGTGCCTGCCATACCGAAAACGGGATCAACGGTCTCAAAGCGCTCACGGCGGGATGGAGCGAAGCGGCGATCCGCAACCGTATCAACAACCTGCCGGGCGGGGGAACCCCTTATATGGCTCCGTTTGTCGGAACCGAAGCGGAAAAGGACGCGTTAGCGGCCTATATCGCATCACTTAATAAAAGAGGAGAGATCAAATAA
- the arsC gene encoding arsenate reductase (glutaredoxin) (This arsenate reductase requires both glutathione and glutaredoxin to convert arsenate to arsenite, after which the efflux transporter formed by ArsA and ArsB can extrude the arsenite from the cell, providing resistance.), whose amino-acid sequence MITVWHNPKCSKSREALKLLEEKGCDFGVVKYLEETPSRGEIEALLQKLGISARELMRTKEELYKELELAKVTDEATLIDALAEHPRLIERPVLIEGNRAVIGRPAEKVIEFLG is encoded by the coding sequence ATGATTACCGTCTGGCATAATCCCAAATGTTCCAAATCGCGTGAAGCGCTCAAACTTCTCGAAGAGAAAGGGTGCGATTTCGGTGTCGTAAAATATCTGGAAGAGACTCCAAGCCGCGGAGAGATCGAAGCGCTGCTCCAAAAGCTTGGGATTTCGGCGCGGGAGCTGATGCGCACCAAAGAGGAGCTTTACAAAGAGCTCGAACTGGCGAAAGTGACTGACGAGGCGACGCTCATCGACGCGTTGGCGGAGCATCCGCGCCTGATCGAGCGCCCTGTCCTCATCGAGGGGAACCGCGCCGTGATCGGGCGCCCGGCGGAGAAAGTGATCGAATTCCTGGGTTAA
- a CDS encoding methyl-accepting chemotaxis protein has translation MFSLRPFRVASRLSIRQKLTLIVALTQLFAIIAIGIGILGMVLSNASLSTIHEQSLTPLQQLRSCKNDIDAVVLKTATDLSQGVGDFAAASVAVRQAKAHLHHTWNTYTQGSLTPAERERLDEANTAMERAERSIALLENAIAKKELMSILDLIQSDFPYSLDPADQRLDELIELQIANADRLYLAAQDEFNHTLILIGITLPLGMVVVFAILRLITRDLLAKISDIALIAHRLKTGDLTQRIDAEGSDELSVAASDMNGSMAELQKILRDIQTASSESLSTAQELNNVSAAIRTRLESGSSDIARTHDQILTLQSIVDTSARSARDTNAKMEEAAETLIRADGEIVRMNGDIQTVARMQQELSSELQTLSAEAQEVKGILDIIGDIADQTNLLALNAAIEAARAGEHGRGFAVVADEVRKLAERTQESLHRINGTISTIVEAITGTSRNMEKSAGSILIVSRDSQNVQQMINGSSRLISVAAQSVRDSNAHLITLTEGMHLISGRIDSLNLLAASNATSIREISDVAFRLDQSTTHINGKLSRFRT, from the coding sequence ATGTTCTCACTCCGCCCATTTCGGGTCGCCTCACGCCTCTCCATCCGCCAGAAACTCACCCTCATCGTCGCCCTGACGCAGCTCTTTGCGATCATCGCCATCGGGATCGGGATTCTGGGAATGGTCCTCTCCAACGCGTCGCTCTCGACGATCCACGAACAGAGCCTCACCCCGCTGCAGCAGCTTCGCTCGTGCAAAAACGATATCGACGCCGTCGTCCTCAAAACGGCAACCGACCTCTCACAGGGGGTCGGCGATTTTGCCGCCGCTTCGGTCGCGGTACGCCAAGCCAAAGCGCACCTCCACCACACCTGGAATACCTATACCCAAGGCTCCCTCACCCCCGCCGAACGCGAACGGCTCGACGAGGCAAACACGGCAATGGAGAGGGCCGAACGCTCCATCGCTCTCTTGGAAAACGCGATCGCGAAAAAAGAGCTGATGAGCATCCTCGACCTGATCCAAAGCGATTTCCCCTACTCGCTCGATCCCGCCGATCAACGGCTCGATGAACTGATCGAACTCCAGATCGCCAATGCCGATCGTCTCTACCTCGCGGCGCAGGACGAATTCAACCACACCCTCATCCTCATCGGGATCACCCTTCCTTTGGGGATGGTCGTCGTCTTCGCCATCCTGCGCCTCATCACCCGCGACCTTCTGGCCAAAATCTCCGACATCGCCCTCATCGCCCATCGCCTCAAAACGGGCGATCTGACCCAGCGGATCGACGCGGAGGGAAGCGACGAACTCTCCGTGGCGGCATCGGACATGAACGGTTCGATGGCGGAACTGCAAAAGATACTCCGCGACATCCAGACAGCATCGTCCGAAAGCCTCTCTACGGCCCAGGAACTCAACAATGTCTCGGCCGCCATCCGTACACGCCTCGAGAGCGGTTCGTCCGATATCGCCCGAACCCACGATCAGATCCTCACCCTCCAATCCATCGTCGACACGTCCGCACGTTCGGCGCGCGATACCAACGCCAAAATGGAAGAGGCCGCCGAAACACTGATCCGGGCCGACGGTGAAATCGTACGGATGAACGGCGACATCCAGACCGTCGCGCGGATGCAGCAGGAACTCTCAAGCGAACTGCAAACCCTCTCGGCCGAAGCGCAGGAGGTCAAAGGGATCCTCGACATTATCGGCGATATCGCCGACCAGACCAACCTCCTCGCCCTCAATGCCGCGATCGAAGCGGCGCGCGCCGGGGAACACGGCCGTGGATTTGCCGTCGTCGCCGACGAGGTACGCAAACTGGCAGAGAGGACCCAGGAAAGCCTCCATCGCATCAACGGCACGATCAGCACGATCGTCGAGGCGATCACGGGGACGAGCAGGAACATGGAAAAATCGGCCGGGTCGATTCTCATCGTCTCCCGCGATTCCCAAAATGTCCAGCAGATGATCAACGGCTCCTCACGCCTCATCTCGGTAGCCGCCCAGAGCGTTCGCGACTCAAATGCCCACCTCATCACCCTCACCGAGGGAATGCACCTCATTTCCGGACGGATCGACTCGCTCAACCTCCTGGCGGCGTCCAACGCGACGAGCATCCGCGAAATCAGCGACGTCGCCTTCCGCCTCGATCAGAGCACGACGCACATCAACGGCAAACTCTCGCGCTTCCGGACTTAA
- a CDS encoding nucleoside deaminase: MRLAVEEAARGMEQGEGGPFGALIVKDGIPIASAHNEVLAANDPTAHAEMLAIRRASQALGTFDLSDCVLYTSCYPCPMCLGAILWARIRTVYYGASTEDAARAGFDDARFYDALANPASALDLRPVDSPEAARLFLRWSDKPDRTAY, translated from the coding sequence ATGAGACTCGCGGTCGAAGAAGCCGCACGCGGGATGGAACAGGGCGAGGGCGGCCCTTTCGGAGCCCTCATCGTCAAAGACGGGATTCCCATCGCTTCGGCACATAACGAAGTGCTCGCCGCGAACGATCCCACCGCCCATGCCGAAATGCTCGCCATCCGGCGCGCTTCCCAAGCGCTGGGGACATTTGATCTCTCCGACTGCGTCCTCTACACCTCCTGCTACCCCTGCCCGATGTGCCTGGGGGCGATCCTGTGGGCGCGGATCCGAACCGTCTACTACGGCGCGTCGACGGAAGACGCCGCGCGTGCGGGGTTTGACGACGCCCGTTTTTACGATGCGCTGGCCAACCCCGCCTCCGCACTCGACCTCCGGCCGGTCGATTCGCCCGAAGCGGCCCGGCTCTTTTTGCGATGGAGCGACAAACCCGACCGCACCGCGTATTGA
- a CDS encoding M15 family metallopeptidase: protein MRTIWIFGTLLGVLAWGNPQCYVEGYPGLVASANDKELILKNGTVYPFRTDSPKGTWDEKINNADLSTQLEQRYDAGGSETPPPYLFDPGRLRYQPFFQALYGKDRKEIEKNLVTVEWPTLKGKTKLQVSRIGGVDRKLYAIGQEIAKLPKKERVWAEGAATYCYRVIKDTDRLSMHSFGIAIDLAPAATQYWKDEASAETAKIGYKNTMPLSIVRIFEKHGFIWGGRWYHYDTMHFEYRPELLAPSCVAKSR, encoded by the coding sequence ATGCGGACGATTTGGATTTTTGGGACGCTGCTGGGCGTTTTGGCGTGGGGAAATCCGCAGTGTTACGTCGAAGGCTACCCCGGCCTGGTCGCTTCGGCGAACGATAAAGAGCTGATCCTCAAAAACGGTACGGTTTATCCCTTCCGCACCGATAGCCCCAAAGGAACCTGGGACGAAAAAATCAACAACGCCGACCTCTCGACGCAGCTTGAGCAGCGTTACGATGCAGGGGGGAGCGAAACGCCGCCCCCCTACCTCTTCGATCCGGGACGGTTGCGGTATCAACCCTTTTTCCAGGCGCTTTACGGCAAAGACCGAAAAGAGATCGAAAAGAATCTCGTCACCGTCGAATGGCCGACGCTCAAAGGGAAAACGAAACTTCAGGTGAGCCGGATCGGGGGGGTGGACCGAAAGCTCTACGCCATCGGCCAGGAGATCGCCAAGCTCCCGAAAAAAGAGCGCGTCTGGGCCGAAGGGGCGGCCACCTACTGCTACCGCGTCATCAAGGATACCGACCGCCTTTCGATGCACAGCTTCGGGATCGCCATCGACCTTGCACCCGCCGCGACCCAGTACTGGAAAGACGAGGCGTCAGCCGAAACGGCCAAAATCGGGTACAAAAATACGATGCCCCTCTCGATTGTGAGGATTTTCGAAAAGCACGGCTTTATCTGGGGAGGGCGGTGGTACCACTACGACACGATGCACTTCGAATACCGCCCCGAGCTGCTCGCCCCTTCCTGCGTCGCGAAAAGCCGTTAG
- a CDS encoding DUF389 domain-containing protein, translated as MDTATEHRTWINLKSILKERLSITQDMADDEVIDERIRSEVEMRGATLWILMFAIFVASIGLNVNSTAVIIGAMLISPLMGPIMGIGYGAGINDFSLLRRSFVSLSFATMVGLLTSTLYFLISPLDTAHSELLARTTPTAWDVLIGLFGGLAGIVAITRKEKSNVIPGVAIATALMPPLCTAGFGLSSGNWEFFFGAFYLYTINFVFIALASFIVVRAFNVAEKKYVDPALAVRAQRYIAAAVLITLLPSSYLAYRLVGEEVFKARASQFVAQAFNFKTTNVAQVKIDPKTREIKVFLIGEYVPQNKLQELREGMEREGLGKASLNVYQNTNGQSIDLSKLKTGIITDLYQNSQVALQSQNKEIQALKEQLRRHDEENALFQSVPAELKTLFPKIREAILSKSYDPSALDENRSSTVLLLNLRAAGRLSAKERRDIEAWLKIRAKHENVLVLIR; from the coding sequence ATGGATACCGCTACCGAGCATCGTACATGGATCAACCTCAAAAGCATCCTCAAAGAACGGCTCAGTATCACTCAGGATATGGCCGATGACGAAGTGATCGACGAGCGGATCCGCAGCGAAGTCGAGATGCGGGGGGCGACCCTGTGGATTTTGATGTTCGCTATTTTCGTCGCTTCGATCGGGCTCAACGTCAATTCCACCGCCGTCATCATCGGGGCGATGCTCATCTCCCCGTTGATGGGACCGATCATGGGGATCGGATACGGTGCCGGGATCAACGACTTCTCGCTGCTGCGCCGCTCCTTTGTCAGCCTCAGTTTCGCCACGATGGTGGGGTTGCTCACCTCCACCCTCTACTTCCTGATCTCGCCGCTCGATACCGCCCATTCGGAATTGCTGGCCCGCACCACCCCCACGGCGTGGGACGTTCTGATCGGGTTGTTCGGGGGGCTGGCGGGAATCGTCGCCATCACCCGCAAAGAAAAATCCAACGTCATCCCCGGCGTCGCGATCGCGACCGCCCTGATGCCGCCCCTGTGTACCGCGGGGTTCGGCCTCTCAAGCGGCAACTGGGAGTTTTTCTTCGGAGCGTTTTACCTCTACACGATCAATTTCGTCTTTATCGCCCTGGCGTCGTTCATCGTCGTCCGGGCCTTCAACGTGGCGGAAAAAAAATACGTCGATCCCGCTCTGGCGGTGCGGGCGCAGCGTTATATCGCCGCCGCCGTCCTCATCACCTTGCTACCCAGTTCATACCTGGCGTACCGCCTCGTCGGCGAAGAGGTGTTCAAGGCCCGCGCTTCCCAGTTCGTCGCCCAGGCGTTCAATTTTAAAACCACGAACGTCGCACAGGTAAAAATCGATCCGAAAACCCGGGAGATCAAGGTGTTCCTCATCGGGGAATACGTCCCGCAAAACAAGCTCCAGGAACTCCGCGAAGGGATGGAACGCGAAGGGTTGGGGAAAGCCTCGCTCAACGTCTACCAAAACACCAACGGCCAGAGCATCGATCTCTCGAAACTCAAAACGGGAATCATCACTGACCTCTACCAAAACAGTCAGGTCGCCCTCCAATCGCAGAACAAAGAGATCCAGGCCCTCAAAGAACAGCTGCGCCGACACGACGAAGAAAACGCCCTCTTTCAGTCGGTCCCCGCCGAGCTCAAAACCCTCTTCCCCAAAATACGCGAAGCGATCCTCTCGAAAAGCTACGATCCCTCCGCCCTCGACGAGAACCGGAGTTCGACCGTTTTACTGCTCAACCTTCGGGCGGCGGGCAGACTCTCCGCAAAAGAGCGCCGGGACATCGAAGCATGGCTGAAAATTCGCGCCAAGCATGAGAACGTTTTGGTCCTCATTCGCTAA